Proteins from a genomic interval of Synechococcus sp. A15-28:
- the psbD gene encoding photosystem II D2 protein (photosystem q(a) protein), with protein MTIAVGRAPQRGWFDILDDWLKRDRFVFVGWSGILLFPTAYLAIGGWLTGTTFVTSWYTHGIASSYLEGCNFLTAAVSTPADAMGHSLLLLWGPEAQGDFVRWCQLGGLWAFVALHGAFALIGFMLRQFEIARLVGIRPYNAIAFSGPIAVFVSVFLMYPLGQSSWFFAPSFGVAAIFRFLLFLQGFHNWTLNPFHMMGVAGILGGALLCAIHGATVENTLFEDGEQANTFKAFEPTQEEETYSMVTANRFWSQIFGIAFSNKRWLHFFMLFVPVMGLWTSSIGIIGLALNLRAYDFVSQEIRAAEDPEFETFYTKNILLNEGLRAWMAPADQPHENFVFPEEVLPRGNAL; from the coding sequence ATGACGATCGCTGTAGGACGCGCGCCTCAGCGGGGATGGTTTGACATCCTCGATGACTGGCTCAAGCGCGACCGCTTCGTTTTTGTCGGCTGGTCCGGCATTCTTCTCTTCCCCACGGCCTATCTGGCCATCGGTGGCTGGCTCACAGGCACCACCTTTGTCACCTCCTGGTACACCCACGGCATCGCCTCCTCGTACCTGGAAGGTTGCAACTTCCTCACCGCCGCTGTGTCCACCCCCGCTGATGCGATGGGTCACAGCCTCCTGCTGCTCTGGGGCCCTGAAGCCCAGGGTGACTTCGTTCGCTGGTGTCAGCTCGGCGGCCTCTGGGCCTTCGTGGCCCTGCACGGCGCCTTCGCGCTGATCGGCTTCATGCTGCGTCAGTTCGAAATCGCCCGTCTGGTCGGCATCCGCCCTTACAACGCCATCGCCTTCTCCGGTCCGATCGCGGTGTTCGTCAGTGTCTTTCTGATGTACCCCCTCGGCCAGAGCAGCTGGTTCTTCGCGCCCTCCTTCGGTGTGGCTGCGATCTTCCGCTTCCTTCTCTTCCTCCAGGGCTTCCATAACTGGACCCTGAACCCCTTCCACATGATGGGCGTCGCCGGCATCCTCGGCGGTGCACTCCTCTGCGCCATTCACGGCGCCACCGTGGAAAACACCCTGTTTGAGGACGGCGAGCAGGCCAACACCTTCAAGGCGTTCGAGCCCACGCAGGAAGAAGAGACCTATTCCATGGTCACCGCCAACCGCTTCTGGAGTCAGATCTTCGGTATCGCCTTCTCCAACAAGCGCTGGCTGCACTTCTTCATGCTGTTCGTTCCTGTGATGGGCCTGTGGACCAGCTCCATCGGCATCATCGGCCTGGCCCTCAACCTGCGCGCCTATGACTTCGTGTCACAGGAAATCCGCGCTGCAGAAGATCCCGAATTCGAGACCTTCTACACCAAGAACATCCTTCTTAATGAAGGACTGCGTGCCTGGATGGCACCGGCTGACCAGCCGCACGAAAACTTCGTCTTCCCTGAAGAGGTTCTGCCCCGTGGTAACGCTCTCTAA
- a CDS encoding N2,N2-dimethylguanosine tRNA methyltransferase, producing the protein MVVKALVDPEPHYREGAAELLLGDGFFRRDSRPARDCSVLLAWHQARTTTREQPLQWLDLMAGCGIRALRWGLEAGAACSMPPEIVVNDADGDRRSLLEHNLRPLAAATCSNVPAERLLCQAQLEGHRFDLIDLDAFGQPGALLQPALQVLAPEGILVLASTDGRSPTGHDRCGAIRSFGAAARAHPASWELALRQQLGLLARQAWLLGRGIQPLLNFSDGRTFRLAIRLARQLQPGEEAQLGLLARCGTCGAQQSQSLLRLRNWPACHCPAEQGRWAISGPLWLGPLQEIEILKELSGSPVPLAPATRRLLQRLQADPGGLVQVWSTAELARRCGSGPPPLQRLVDALRSRGHQAWPSGVMAGQVRTDADLPELLQICATVQGEGLLMDQRTT; encoded by the coding sequence GTGGTGGTCAAAGCACTGGTCGATCCGGAACCTCACTATCGCGAGGGGGCAGCCGAGCTGCTGCTCGGTGACGGCTTCTTCCGCCGCGACTCTCGGCCGGCCCGGGATTGTTCGGTGCTGCTGGCCTGGCATCAGGCCAGGACGACAACCCGCGAACAACCCCTCCAGTGGCTTGATCTGATGGCCGGATGCGGCATCCGTGCGCTGCGCTGGGGGCTGGAGGCTGGCGCAGCCTGTTCGATGCCCCCGGAGATCGTGGTGAACGATGCCGATGGCGATCGGCGGTCCCTGCTGGAGCACAACCTCCGGCCGTTGGCAGCGGCGACCTGCAGCAACGTCCCCGCCGAGCGACTGTTGTGCCAGGCCCAGCTGGAGGGGCATCGCTTTGATCTGATTGATCTGGATGCCTTCGGCCAGCCGGGTGCCCTGCTCCAGCCAGCCCTGCAGGTGCTTGCGCCGGAGGGAATTCTTGTTCTGGCCAGTACGGATGGTCGTTCTCCCACCGGCCATGACCGTTGCGGCGCGATCCGCAGTTTCGGAGCAGCCGCGCGGGCCCATCCCGCCAGCTGGGAGCTGGCGCTGCGCCAACAGCTGGGGTTACTGGCACGACAGGCCTGGTTGCTGGGCCGCGGAATCCAACCGTTGTTGAATTTCAGCGACGGTCGCACCTTTCGTCTGGCGATCCGTCTGGCCCGGCAGCTTCAACCCGGTGAGGAAGCGCAACTGGGTCTGCTGGCCCGTTGCGGAACCTGTGGTGCCCAGCAGAGCCAGTCCCTGCTGCGTCTGCGTAACTGGCCGGCCTGTCACTGCCCAGCGGAGCAGGGGCGCTGGGCCATCAGTGGCCCGCTCTGGCTGGGACCGTTGCAGGAGATCGAGATCCTGAAGGAACTGAGTGGCAGTCCTGTGCCGCTGGCCCCGGCCACGCGGCGATTGTTGCAGCGACTCCAGGCCGACCCGGGGGGGCTGGTGCAGGTCTGGTCGACCGCCGAGCTGGCCCGCCGTTGCGGATCAGGCCCACCACCGCTGCAACGCCTCGTTGATGCCCTTCGCAGCCGTGGACACCAGGCCTGGCCCAGTGGCGTGATGGCTGGTCAGGTGCGCACCGATGCCGATCTTCCCGAGCTGTTACAGATCTGCGCCACTGTTCAGGGGGAAGGGCTTTTAATGGACCAACGAACGACCTGA
- a CDS encoding PLP-dependent aspartate aminotransferase family protein — protein sequence MAPVALKEGDNEGLNTRVIHHGDSFAGDTGTVMPPIFPTSTFAHGNAGGFDYTRSGNPNFRILDGVLASVEGCAHATVFASGVSAITAVVSQLKQGDLVLCEENLYGCTVRLFEQVFAKFGLRTAWVDFTQAAALKEIQDQKPAMVWLESPTNPLLKVIDLEAVCAISQPLGIPVVVDNTFATALVQRPLDLGATLSLTSTTKYINGHSDALGGAVCTNDPEWHQKMVFSQKALGLQPSPFDCWLITRGIKTLPLRLKQQMANAAALADQLAGHAKVNWVRYPHRSDHPQHQVATRQMRAGGAIVTVSFNASQEQTYALCKQLRWFTMAESLGGIESLICHPATMTHAAVSAEVKARLGIDDGLVRFSVGCEDLADLQADLDQALELLA from the coding sequence GTGGCTCCAGTGGCATTGAAGGAAGGCGACAACGAAGGCTTGAACACCCGGGTGATCCACCACGGCGACAGCTTTGCGGGGGACACCGGCACGGTGATGCCGCCGATCTTTCCGACCAGCACCTTTGCCCATGGCAACGCCGGCGGGTTTGATTACACCCGCTCGGGCAACCCCAACTTCCGCATCCTCGATGGGGTGCTTGCCTCGGTGGAAGGCTGCGCCCACGCCACCGTCTTCGCCTCCGGCGTCAGCGCCATCACCGCTGTGGTGTCGCAGCTGAAGCAGGGTGATCTGGTGCTGTGTGAGGAAAACCTCTACGGCTGCACCGTGCGGCTGTTCGAGCAGGTGTTCGCCAAGTTCGGCCTGCGCACCGCCTGGGTGGACTTCACCCAGGCCGCAGCACTGAAGGAGATCCAAGACCAGAAGCCGGCGATGGTTTGGCTGGAGAGTCCCACCAACCCCCTGCTCAAGGTGATCGACCTGGAGGCGGTCTGTGCCATCAGCCAACCCCTCGGCATCCCCGTGGTGGTGGACAACACCTTCGCCACCGCCCTGGTGCAGCGCCCCCTGGATCTGGGCGCCACCCTCTCGCTCACCAGCACCACCAAATACATCAACGGCCACTCCGATGCCCTCGGCGGAGCCGTGTGCACCAACGATCCCGAGTGGCACCAGAAGATGGTGTTCTCCCAGAAGGCCCTGGGCCTGCAGCCCTCCCCTTTTGATTGCTGGCTGATCACCCGCGGCATCAAGACCCTGCCGCTGCGGCTGAAGCAGCAGATGGCCAATGCCGCAGCCCTCGCCGATCAACTGGCTGGGCACGCCAAGGTGAATTGGGTGCGTTACCCCCACCGCAGTGATCACCCTCAGCATCAGGTGGCGACCCGTCAGATGCGCGCCGGTGGGGCCATCGTGACGGTGAGCTTCAACGCCAGCCAGGAGCAGACCTATGCCCTCTGCAAACAACTGCGCTGGTTCACCATGGCCGAGAGCCTTGGGGGCATTGAAAGCCTGATCTGCCACCCCGCCACCATGACCCACGCTGCAGTGTCGGCCGAGGTGAAGGCCAGACTGGGCATTGACGACGGACTCGTGCGCTTCTCGGTAGGCTGCGAAGACCTCGCCGATCTGCAGGCCGATCTGGACCAGGCCCTGGAGCTGCTGGCGTGA
- a CDS encoding peptidylprolyl isomerase, with protein MRRFVLWSLLLLLPLMVSCSPSPRAEVSRGCADADAACLQGKATVLMSTSRGDITIEVDGDAAPLTAGNFVDLVRRGTYDGTMFHRVVREPVPFVVQGGDPQSSDRSVPLSQLGTGSFVDPSNGLARMIPLELSFEGEDAPRYSRVSSNPSELQNLVLTHERGAVAMARSQAPDSASAQFYIALRPLPELDGRYAVFGRVAKGLELVDMIEQGDRIETARLSD; from the coding sequence ATGCGTCGTTTTGTTCTCTGGTCCCTGCTGCTGTTGCTGCCCCTGATGGTGAGCTGCAGCCCTTCACCGAGAGCGGAGGTGTCCCGTGGTTGCGCTGATGCGGATGCCGCCTGCCTGCAAGGAAAGGCCACCGTGCTGATGAGCACCAGTCGTGGTGACATCACCATCGAGGTGGATGGTGATGCCGCCCCGCTCACGGCCGGCAACTTCGTTGATCTGGTGCGTCGCGGGACCTACGACGGCACCATGTTCCACCGCGTGGTTCGCGAGCCTGTTCCTTTCGTGGTCCAGGGGGGTGATCCCCAGTCCAGCGATCGCTCCGTTCCCCTCAGTCAGCTGGGAACCGGCAGCTTTGTGGATCCCTCCAACGGTCTGGCGCGGATGATTCCGTTGGAGCTGAGTTTCGAGGGCGAAGACGCACCGCGCTACAGCCGGGTCAGCAGCAACCCCAGCGAACTCCAGAACCTGGTCTTGACACATGAGCGTGGCGCCGTGGCCATGGCCCGTTCCCAGGCGCCTGATTCCGCCAGTGCGCAGTTCTACATCGCCCTGCGTCCGCTGCCGGAGCTGGATGGCCGTTACGCCGTCTTTGGTCGGGTGGCGAAAGGTCTGGAGCTGGTGGACATGATCGAGCAGGGGGATCGCATTGAAACGGCTCGCCTGAGCGACTGA
- the psbC gene encoding photosystem II reaction center protein CP43, whose protein sequence is MVTLSNPGLGATGGKDLDSTGYAWWSGNARLINLSGRLLGAHVAHAGLMVFWAGAMMLFEVSHFTFDKPMYEQGFICMPHVATLGYGVGPGGEVTDLFPFFVVGVLHLISSAVLGLGGLYHALRGPEILENYSSFFSQDWRDKNQMTNIIGYHLILLGVGCLLLVFKAMFFGGVYDTWAPGGGDVRMITNPTLDPGVIFGYLTRAPFGGEGWIIGVNSMEDIIGGHIWLGLTLIFGGIWHAITKPFGWVRRAFIWNGEAYLSYSLGALSFMSFIASAYIWFNNTAYPSEFWGPTNAEASQAQSFTFLVRDQRLGANIGSAMGPTGLGKYLMRSPTGEIIFGGETMRFWDFRGPWLEPLRGPNGLSLDKLQNDIQPWQVRRAAEYMTHAPNASINSVGGIITEPNSVNYVNLRQWLGATQFVLAFFFLVGHLWHAGRARAAAAGFEKGIDRKAEPVLGMPDLD, encoded by the coding sequence GTGGTAACGCTCTCTAATCCCGGTCTTGGCGCCACTGGCGGCAAAGACCTTGACTCCACCGGCTATGCCTGGTGGTCCGGCAACGCCCGTCTGATCAACCTGTCCGGCCGTCTGCTGGGCGCCCACGTGGCGCACGCTGGCCTGATGGTGTTTTGGGCCGGCGCCATGATGCTGTTCGAGGTGAGCCACTTCACCTTCGACAAGCCCATGTATGAACAGGGCTTCATCTGCATGCCCCACGTCGCCACCCTTGGCTACGGCGTGGGCCCCGGCGGTGAGGTCACTGATCTCTTCCCCTTCTTCGTGGTCGGTGTTCTGCACCTGATCAGCTCGGCCGTTCTCGGCCTTGGCGGTCTGTACCACGCCCTGCGCGGTCCGGAGATCCTGGAGAACTATTCCTCCTTCTTCTCCCAAGACTGGCGCGACAAGAACCAGATGACCAATATCATTGGTTATCACCTGATCCTGCTCGGCGTCGGCTGCCTGCTGCTGGTCTTCAAGGCCATGTTCTTCGGCGGCGTCTACGACACCTGGGCCCCCGGCGGCGGTGACGTCCGCATGATCACCAACCCAACCCTGGATCCGGGCGTGATCTTCGGTTACCTGACCCGCGCCCCCTTCGGTGGCGAAGGCTGGATCATCGGTGTGAACTCCATGGAGGACATCATCGGTGGCCACATCTGGTTGGGCCTGACCCTGATCTTCGGTGGCATCTGGCACGCCATCACCAAACCCTTCGGCTGGGTGCGTCGCGCCTTCATCTGGAACGGTGAGGCCTACCTGAGCTACAGCCTCGGCGCCCTGAGCTTCATGAGCTTCATCGCCTCGGCCTACATCTGGTTCAACAACACCGCCTATCCCTCCGAGTTCTGGGGCCCCACCAACGCTGAGGCATCCCAGGCTCAGAGTTTCACCTTCCTAGTGCGCGACCAGCGCCTTGGCGCCAACATCGGTTCCGCCATGGGCCCCACCGGCCTGGGTAAGTACCTGATGCGTTCACCCACTGGCGAAATCATCTTCGGTGGTGAAACCATGCGCTTCTGGGACTTCCGTGGTCCCTGGCTGGAGCCCCTGCGTGGCCCCAACGGTCTCAGCCTCGACAAGCTGCAGAACGACATTCAGCCCTGGCAGGTGCGCCGTGCGGCTGAGTACATGACCCACGCTCCCAACGCCTCGATCAACTCCGTTGGCGGCATCATCACCGAGCCCAACTCGGTGAACTACGTGAACCTCCGCCAGTGGCTGGGTGCAACGCAGTTCGTGCTCGCCTTCTTCTTCCTGGTTGGTCACCTCTGGCACGCCGGCCGCGCTCGCGCTGCTGCTGCTGGCTTCGAGAAAGGCATCGACCGCAAGGCTGAGCCTGTGCTCGGCATGCCCGACCTCGACTGA
- a CDS encoding photosystem I assembly protein Ycf4, whose product MSAEVLEQPVLGSRRLSNYLVAAAVSIGGIGFLLASLSSYLGRDLLPIGHPAALIFVPQGLVMGLYSIAAALLATYLWYVIAVNVGGGSNRFDKAAGVVTVSRRGFRQPVLVEIPMKDVKAVKVEVRDGFNARRRVALRIQGRRDLPLTRVGEPLPLAQLEQDGAELARFLGVNLEGL is encoded by the coding sequence ATGTCCGCAGAAGTGCTCGAGCAGCCGGTGCTCGGCTCCAGGCGTTTGTCGAACTACTTGGTCGCTGCTGCCGTCAGCATCGGCGGCATCGGTTTCCTGCTGGCATCACTCTCCAGTTATCTGGGCCGTGATCTGCTGCCCATCGGCCACCCTGCGGCGTTGATTTTCGTGCCTCAGGGTCTGGTGATGGGGCTTTACAGCATCGCTGCAGCGTTGCTGGCCACGTACCTCTGGTACGTGATCGCTGTGAACGTCGGCGGCGGCAGCAACCGCTTCGACAAGGCCGCCGGGGTGGTCACCGTCAGCCGCCGTGGCTTTCGCCAGCCGGTTCTGGTGGAGATTCCTATGAAGGACGTGAAGGCCGTGAAGGTGGAGGTCCGTGATGGCTTCAATGCCCGGCGCCGGGTGGCCCTGCGCATCCAGGGCCGGCGAGACCTGCCGCTGACCCGTGTGGGTGAGCCGCTGCCCCTGGCCCAACTGGAGCAGGACGGTGCCGAATTGGCCCGTTTCCTCGGCGTCAACCTCGAAGGTCTCTGA
- the ilvN gene encoding acetolactate synthase small subunit — protein MKHTLSVLVEDESGALSRIAGLFARRGFNIDSLAVGPAEAERQSRLTMVVEGDDQTLQQMTKQLDKLVNVLQVLDLTQRPAVERELMLLKVSAPAETRSAVFDLVQVFRAKVVDVANEALTLEVVGDPGKLVALERLMAPFGILEIARTGKVALERASGVNTELLKVSPSENRVPA, from the coding sequence ATGAAACACACCCTTTCGGTGCTGGTGGAGGACGAATCCGGCGCCCTCAGTCGGATCGCCGGACTGTTCGCCCGCCGCGGCTTCAACATCGACAGCCTGGCGGTGGGTCCTGCCGAGGCCGAACGCCAATCGCGCCTCACCATGGTGGTGGAGGGAGATGACCAGACCCTCCAGCAAATGACCAAACAGCTGGACAAGCTGGTGAACGTGCTTCAGGTGCTCGACCTGACGCAACGGCCTGCCGTGGAGCGGGAACTGATGCTGCTGAAGGTGTCCGCCCCTGCCGAGACACGGAGCGCGGTCTTCGACCTGGTGCAGGTGTTCAGGGCCAAGGTGGTGGATGTGGCCAACGAAGCCCTCACCCTGGAAGTGGTGGGGGATCCCGGAAAACTGGTGGCCCTGGAGCGCCTGATGGCGCCCTTCGGGATCCTGGAAATTGCCCGCACCGGCAAGGTGGCCCTGGAGAGGGCGTCGGGAGTGAACACCGAGCTGCTGAAGGTGTCCCCCAGCGAAAACCGGGTGCCGGCCTGA
- a CDS encoding alpha/beta fold hydrolase, with protein MTTTAHQTADWGDQALWRWKGWSCHWRILGPEHGPAIVLLHGFGAASGHWRKTAPRLAKEGWRVFSLDLLGFGASDQPTIPMDNRLWGRQVNAFIEQVVQRPAVLLGNSLGALTALTAAVLQPELIRAVVAAPLPDPALIQPIPSRRTPWRRRWQRRLVGLVLRLLPLELLVPLIARSGLLRSGLQGAYHQSIASDRELLQLIARPARRPTAARALRAMSMGMALRPRGATAPALLKQLKCPLLLIWGQQDRFVPLSVTRQIHACRPNTELQVIDACGHCPHDERPEQFVALVLPWLDRNLGV; from the coding sequence TTGACCACCACTGCTCACCAGACTGCCGACTGGGGTGACCAGGCCCTCTGGCGTTGGAAGGGCTGGTCGTGCCACTGGAGAATCCTGGGCCCAGAGCATGGTCCGGCGATAGTTCTGCTGCATGGATTCGGAGCTGCCAGTGGCCACTGGCGCAAGACGGCTCCACGACTGGCAAAAGAAGGCTGGCGCGTGTTCAGCCTGGATCTGCTGGGATTCGGAGCCTCCGACCAGCCGACGATCCCCATGGACAACCGCCTCTGGGGACGACAGGTGAACGCCTTTATCGAACAGGTGGTGCAGCGACCTGCCGTACTGCTGGGCAATTCCCTGGGGGCCCTGACGGCCCTGACCGCCGCCGTGCTCCAACCGGAACTGATCCGCGCTGTGGTGGCCGCACCGCTGCCGGACCCAGCCCTGATCCAACCGATCCCATCACGACGAACGCCCTGGCGACGCCGTTGGCAACGGCGCCTCGTGGGATTGGTTCTGAGGCTGCTGCCCCTCGAGCTGCTGGTGCCCCTGATCGCCCGCTCAGGTCTGCTCAGATCGGGCCTCCAGGGGGCTTACCACCAATCGATCGCTTCGGATCGGGAGCTGCTGCAGCTGATTGCCCGACCAGCGCGCCGCCCGACTGCTGCCCGCGCTCTTCGGGCGATGAGCATGGGCATGGCCCTGCGACCGCGGGGGGCAACGGCCCCGGCCCTGCTGAAGCAATTGAAATGTCCATTGCTGTTGATCTGGGGACAGCAGGATCGATTTGTGCCCCTGAGCGTGACCCGACAGATCCACGCCTGCCGACCCAACACCGAACTGCAGGTGATCGATGCCTGCGGCCACTGCCCCCATGACGAACGTCCGGAACAGTTCGTTGCCCTGGTCCTGCCGTGGCTGGACCGTAACTTGGGTGTGTGA
- a CDS encoding TMEM165/GDT1 family protein, with protein MAGFTTAFATVAIAGVGDKSFITTLLLAARHKARWVFTGSVSALTIGAGLWITAGVWMRSIVSIDTIQIVSGIAFLLFGTNAIIEARRLEAKIDVAKDECDTSQFQLPAPKMAANAVIRNSFTTTFLAEFGDRTQLALLALAAGPNISAESIFSGAVAANVLLAITAVYSGKCLKNRLCQKRLSYISGALFIAIGVKILVN; from the coding sequence GTGGCAGGGTTCACAACTGCTTTCGCCACTGTCGCAATCGCAGGCGTTGGAGATAAGTCATTCATTACTACCCTTCTGCTGGCAGCAAGACATAAAGCACGTTGGGTTTTCACTGGAAGCGTTTCAGCCCTCACAATAGGGGCAGGACTTTGGATCACTGCTGGGGTATGGATGAGATCGATCGTATCCATCGACACCATTCAGATTGTCTCGGGTATTGCGTTCCTTCTCTTTGGCACAAACGCAATTATTGAAGCAAGACGATTGGAAGCAAAGATTGACGTCGCCAAAGATGAATGCGATACAAGCCAATTCCAATTACCAGCACCAAAGATGGCAGCCAACGCCGTCATACGCAACTCCTTCACAACAACATTTTTAGCCGAATTCGGGGATCGCACACAACTTGCACTCCTTGCCTTAGCAGCAGGTCCAAATATATCTGCTGAAAGTATTTTCTCCGGAGCAGTCGCCGCAAACGTTCTTTTAGCCATTACGGCAGTTTACTCTGGAAAATGTTTAAAAAATCGATTATGTCAAAAACGACTGTCGTACATAAGCGGGGCATTGTTTATCGCCATCGGAGTCAAGATACTTGTTAACTGA
- the cysK gene encoding cysteine synthase A, which produces MSRIYDDNSLAIGNTPLVKLNSVTKNCKATVLAKVEGRNPAYSVKCRIGANMIWDAEKSGKLTKDKVIVEPTSGNTGIALAFTAAARGYKLILTMPESMSIERRRMMAVLGAELILTEAAKGMPGAIAKAKEIADGDPAKYFMPGQFDNPANPEIHFKTTGPEIWNDCDGAIDVLVAGVGTGGTITGVSRYIKTDAGKAIESVAVEPTNSPVITQTMNGEALKPGPHKIQGIGAGFIPKNLDMSVVDKVEQVTNEESVEMALRLAKEEGLLVGISCGAAAAAAIRLAEKDEYAGKTIVVVLPDLAERYLSSVMFAEVPTGIIEQPVAV; this is translated from the coding sequence ATGTCCCGCATCTACGACGACAACAGCCTCGCCATCGGCAACACCCCGCTGGTGAAGCTCAACAGCGTCACCAAGAACTGCAAAGCCACCGTGCTGGCCAAGGTGGAAGGACGCAATCCCGCTTACAGCGTCAAGTGCCGGATCGGCGCCAACATGATCTGGGATGCCGAGAAAAGCGGCAAGCTCACCAAGGACAAGGTGATCGTTGAGCCCACCTCCGGCAACACCGGCATCGCCCTGGCTTTCACGGCTGCAGCCCGTGGCTACAAGCTGATCCTCACGATGCCCGAATCGATGTCGATCGAGCGTCGCCGGATGATGGCCGTTCTCGGCGCTGAACTGATCCTCACCGAGGCCGCCAAGGGCATGCCCGGCGCCATCGCCAAGGCCAAGGAGATCGCCGACGGCGATCCGGCCAAGTACTTCATGCCTGGCCAGTTCGACAATCCCGCCAACCCCGAGATCCACTTCAAGACCACGGGCCCGGAGATCTGGAACGACTGCGACGGCGCCATCGATGTGCTGGTGGCCGGCGTCGGTACCGGCGGCACCATCACCGGCGTCTCCCGATACATCAAAACCGACGCCGGCAAGGCGATCGAATCCGTGGCGGTCGAACCGACCAACAGCCCGGTGATCACCCAGACTATGAACGGCGAGGCCCTCAAGCCCGGCCCCCACAAAATTCAGGGCATCGGCGCCGGCTTCATCCCCAAGAACCTGGACATGTCAGTGGTAGACAAGGTGGAGCAGGTCACCAACGAGGAATCCGTGGAGATGGCCCTGCGTCTGGCCAAAGAAGAAGGTCTGCTGGTGGGCATCTCCTGTGGTGCCGCCGCCGCTGCCGCCATTCGTCTGGCGGAGAAGGATGAGTACGCCGGCAAGACCATCGTTGTGGTGCTGCCCGACCTGGCCGAGCGCTATCTCTCTTCAGTGATGTTCGCCGAGGTGCCCACAGGCATCATCGAGCAGCCTGTGGCGGTCTGA
- a CDS encoding PLP-dependent transferase, with protein MSPRDLLSDPCWQGSDLGHPLPDTTHAVSMALPRWQDVIAYEEKDPACRQALQTIYPRFGLHPLLQTLTARMAVDGLTAWPFATEAAARAAQAHCQRKAPQAHNQLTNFGPLVALHTDAGATPHAKAFWQHTGLGASSRQAAVALGLEAAPSAAEADAARTAVCQRLGAIHGIEAQRISLHPAGMAGLHAALTAIQHLRPQRPTLQLGFPYVDVLKQPQVVFHGGELLQTSDQAQIAATLDRLNPAAVIVELPSNPLLRCVDLPMVSEIAHSRGIPVIADDTIGTGINLNALPYVDLIFTSLTKSFAGRGDVMGGSLLVSPHSRWSPDLQAVISTPAPLGDGDAMALEQASRDVSQRVPLLDRHCLQLAQHLEQHPAVRQVLHPKDCANFTTLMRPNAGHGCLLSFVLNDATRAQQVFDALRVSKGPSLGTHFTLACPYTQLAHYDELDWAGQCGVPAHLLRVSVGLEDPDELWQRFEQALKP; from the coding sequence GTGAGTCCCCGCGATCTGCTGAGCGATCCCTGCTGGCAGGGCTCAGATCTTGGCCATCCCCTGCCGGATACCACCCACGCCGTGTCGATGGCGTTGCCGCGCTGGCAGGACGTGATCGCCTATGAGGAAAAGGATCCCGCCTGTCGCCAGGCACTGCAGACGATTTACCCGCGCTTCGGGCTGCACCCTCTGCTGCAGACGCTGACCGCCCGGATGGCCGTGGATGGTTTGACCGCCTGGCCCTTCGCCACAGAAGCCGCCGCCCGCGCCGCCCAGGCCCACTGCCAACGCAAGGCACCGCAGGCCCACAACCAACTGACCAACTTCGGCCCCTTGGTGGCATTGCACACTGATGCCGGCGCCACGCCCCATGCCAAGGCCTTCTGGCAGCACACCGGTCTCGGCGCCTCCTCCCGTCAGGCTGCGGTGGCGCTGGGGTTGGAGGCCGCCCCTTCAGCAGCGGAGGCGGACGCCGCCAGAACTGCTGTCTGCCAGCGCCTGGGTGCCATCCACGGCATCGAGGCCCAGCGGATCAGCCTGCATCCGGCGGGGATGGCTGGCCTGCATGCCGCACTGACCGCCATTCAGCATCTGCGTCCACAGCGCCCCACCCTGCAGCTCGGCTTTCCCTATGTGGATGTGCTCAAGCAACCGCAGGTGGTGTTCCACGGCGGTGAGCTGTTGCAGACCAGCGACCAGGCGCAGATCGCAGCGACCTTGGACCGGCTCAACCCCGCCGCGGTGATCGTGGAGCTGCCCAGCAATCCGCTGCTGCGCTGTGTGGACCTGCCGATGGTGAGCGAGATCGCCCACTCCCGGGGGATTCCTGTAATCGCGGACGACACCATCGGCACCGGCATCAACCTCAATGCCCTGCCCTATGTCGATCTGATCTTCACCTCGCTCACCAAAAGCTTCGCCGGCCGCGGGGATGTGATGGGCGGCAGCCTGCTGGTGAGCCCCCACTCCCGCTGGAGCCCAGACCTGCAGGCGGTCATTTCAACCCCAGCCCCCCTGGGGGATGGTGATGCGATGGCCCTGGAGCAGGCGAGTCGAGACGTGAGCCAACGGGTTCCGCTGCTGGATCGCCACTGCCTGCAGCTGGCGCAACACCTGGAACAGCACCCGGCTGTGCGCCAGGTGCTGCACCCAAAGGACTGCGCCAATTTCACGACCCTGATGCGCCCCAACGCCGGCCACGGCTGCCTGCTCTCCTTTGTGCTGAACGACGCCACCAGGGCGCAACAAGTGTTCGATGCCCTGCGGGTGAGCAAGGGGCCAAGCCTGGGAACCCACTTCACCCTGGCTTGTCCGTACACCCAGCTGGCCCATTACGACGAACTGGACTGGGCAGGCCAATGCGGCGTGCCGGCCCATCTGCTGCGAGTCTCCGTCGGTCTGGAAGATCCTGACGAGCTCTGGCAACGGTTCGAACAAGCACTGAAACCGTGA